A window of the Miscanthus floridulus cultivar M001 chromosome 14, ASM1932011v1, whole genome shotgun sequence genome harbors these coding sequences:
- the LOC136505508 gene encoding LOW QUALITY PROTEIN: uncharacterized protein (The sequence of the model RefSeq protein was modified relative to this genomic sequence to represent the inferred CDS: deleted 3 bases in 3 codons): protein MVKARMTTTDVAAEVKCLRRLIGMRLANVYDITPKTYLFKLMNSSGITESGESERVLLLMESGVRFHTTQYVRDKSTTPSGFTLKLRKHIRSKRLEDVRMLGYDRIILFQFGLGTNAHFIILELYAQGNILLTDSEYTVMTLLRSHRDDNKGLAIMSRHRYPVEACRVFGRTDFAKLKDMLTMPDKADDKEEITSGSADAQEASQSTNDEVLVTEISEKSLSRKEKKAAAKAKQSGSNAKANNGVQSNKATLKTILGEALAYGPALAEHIILDAGLVPSTKVGKDPESTIDESTVQALMESITRFEDWLVDIISGQRIPEGYILMQNKMTAKKNLTPLEEASTNHKVYDEYCPILLNQFKSREYNEFATFDAALDEFYSKIESQKVNQQQKAKEESAAQRLNKIKLDQENRVHTLRKEVDHCVKMAELIEYNLEDVDAAILAVRVSLANEMSWDALTRMIKEERKAGNPVAGLIDKLNFERNCITLLLSNNLDDMDEDEKTAPVEKVEVDIALSAHANARRWYEMKKKQESKQEKTITAHEKAFKAAEKKTRLQLAQEKTVAAITHMRKVHWFEKFNWFISSENYLIISGRDAQQNELIVKRYMSKGDLYVHAELHGASSTIIKNHKPDTPIPPLTLNQAGCFTVCHSKAWDSKIVTSAWWVYPHQVSKTAPTGEYLTVGSFMIRGKKNFLPPHPLVMGFGILFRLDESSLASHLNERRVRGEDEALQEMEAESHKKQSNPESDEEIGSDEDANKETHEDESSGQTTNIQQNNDIELPDLSSNNGTAAKSPELLPEIQAEETLENGSSVSKEGTIEASVSSQLDDLLDKTLRLGPAKVSGKSSLLTSVPSSLAEDDDDLEVKRPTIRDKPYISKAERRKLKKGQVNGETATDSQNGQAVETPGTSKPEKGKADTKTTDSKASQPGTSQQEKGKANTKGTGSKLSQPGNSQQEKGKGSTQAAAKVSRGQKGKLKKIKEKYAEQDEEEREIRMALLASSGKASQKDKPSQDGEETSVKESKPSAGEDDSSKICYKCKKAGHLSRDCPESTSEVDRNDGSISRSRDVMGTITASAGGNGPLDEDDVQEIGDEEKEKLIDLDYLTGNPLPSDILLYAVPVCAPYNALQTYKYRVKITPGTAKKGKAAKTAMSLFLHTPDATNREKELMKACTDPELVAAIVGNAKITAPGLTQLKQKQKQNGKKSAKQN, encoded by the exons CAAGAGACTTGAAGATGTCCGTATGCTCGGATATGACAGG ATTATCCTTTTCCAATTTGGGCTTGGCACTAATGCACATTTCATAATTCTGGAGCTCTATGCACAAGGAAACATTCTTCTGACGGATTCAGAATACACAGTGATGACACTACTCCGTTCTCACAG AGATGACAACAAAGGATTGGCCATCATGTCACGTCATCGCTATCCAGTAGAAGCTTGCCGTGTTTTTGGCAGGACTGACTTTGCAAAGTTAAAGGACATGTTGACGATGCCTGATAAGGCTGATGATAAAGAGGAAATTACATCTGGATCAGCTGATGCTCAGGAAGCTTCTCAATCCACCAATGATGAAGTGTTGGTAACTGAAATATCTGAAAAATCACTgagtagaaaagaaaagaaggctGCTGCAAAAGCTAAGCAGTCTGGTTCAAAC GCAAAAGCAAATAATGGTGTTCAATCCAATAAAGCTACTCTAAAGACAATTCTTGGTGAGGCACTGGCTTATGGCCCTGCACTAGCAGAGCATATCATATTGGATGCTGGTTTAGTTCCAAGTACAAAGGTTGGGAAAGATCCAGAGAGCACTATCGATGAAAGCACTGTTCAGGCTCTAATGGAATCTATTACAAGATTTGAGGACTGGCTTGTAGATATTATATCTGGTCAAAGGATTCCTGAGGGTTATATTCTCATGCAGAATAAGATGACCGCAAAGAAGAACCTCACACCCTTGGAAGAGGCTTCGACTAATCATAAG GTATATGATGAATATTGCCCTATTCTGCTGAATCAATTCAAGTCAAGGGAATATAATGAATTTGCGACATTTGATGCTGCACTAGATGAGTTCTACAGCAAAATAGAAAGTCAAAAGGTGAATCAACAGCAGAAAGCAAAAGAGGAATCTGCAGCTCAGAGgctgaataaaataaaattgGATCAG gaGAATCGTGTGCATACATTGAGGAAGGAAGTGGACCATTGTGTCAAAATGGCAGAACTAATTGAATACAATTTAGAGGATGTAGATGCAGCAATTTTGGCTGTGCGTGTTTCTCTTGCAAATGAAATGAGTTGGGATGCTCTTACTCGCATGATTAAAGAGGAAAGAAAGGCTGGAAACCCAGTAGCAGGCCTTATCGATAAACTAAATTTTGAAAGAAATTGTATCACTCTACTCTTGAGCAATAATCTTGATGACATGGATGAGGATGAAAAAACTGCACCTGTGGAGAAG GTAGAGGTTGATATAGCGCTTTCTGCACATGCAAATGCAAGACGGTGGTATGAAATGAAGAAGAAACAGGAAAGTAAACAAGAGAAGACTATCACAGCTCATGAGAAAGCGTTTAAAGCAGCTGAGAAGAAGACACGCCTTCAGCTTGCTCAG GAAAAAACGGTAGCTGCAATCACTCATATGCGCAAAGTTCACTGGTTTGAGAAATTCAATTGGTTCATCAGCAGTGAAAACTACTTGATTATCAGTGGCCGAGATGCTCAACAAAACGAGCTGATTGTGAAGCGCTATATGTCCAAAGGAGATCT GTATGTGCATGCCGAGTTACATGGAGCTTCCAGTACTATAATCAAGAATCACAAACCTGACACTCCTATTCCACCGTTAACATTAAACCAAGCAGGATGCTTCACT GTTTGCCACAGCAAAGCATGGGATTCAAAAATTGTTACAAGTGCTTGGTGGGTGTATCCACATCAAGTTAGCAAGACAGCTCCTACTGGCGAGTACCTTACTGTTGGTAGTTTTATGATCCGTGGAAAGAAAAATTTTCTTCCACCTCACCCCCTTGTTATGGGCTTTGGTATACTCTTCCGTTTA GATGAGAGCTCCTTGGCATCTCATCTGAATGAAAGGAGGGTTAGGGGTGAAGATGAGGCCCTCCAAGAAATGGAAGCAGAGTCTCACAAGAAGCAAAGTAACCCTGAATCTGATGAAGAAATTGGTAGTGATGAAGATGCAAACAAGGAAACCCATGAAGATGAATCAAGCGGGCAAACTACAAACATTCAACAAAATAATGATATTGAGCTTCCTGATCTGTCTAGCAATAATGGTACTGCTGCCAAGTCACCTGAACTTCTTCCTGAAATCCAAGCTGAGGAAACCTTGGAAAATGGAAGTTCCGTTTCTAAGGAAGGAACAATTGAAGCTTCTGTTTCATCTCAACTTGATGATCTGCTAGATAAGACTCTTCGCCTTGGCCCTGCAAAGGTGTCAGGTAAAagctctttgctcaccagcgtccCTTCAAGTTTagcagaagatgatgatgatcttgAAGTGAAAAGGCCAACTATAAGAGACAAACCATACATATCGAAAGCAGAGAGAAGAAAATTGAAGAAGGGCCAAGTTAATGGTGAAACTGCCACTGATTCTCAAAATGGTCAAGCTGTAGAAACACCAGGTACTTCAAAGCCAGAAAAGGGAAAGGCAGACACAAAG ACTACTGATTCTAAAGCAAGCCAGCCAGGTACTTCACAGCAAGAAAAAGGAAAGGCAAACACAAAGGGTACTGGTTCTAAATTAAGCCAGCCAGGTAATTCACAGCAAGAAAAGGGCAAGGGAAGCACTCAGGCTGCTGCTAAAGTAAGCCGTGGACAGAAAGGGAAGCTTAAGAAGATTAAAGAGAAATATGCAGAGCAGGATGAAGAAGAAAGGGAGATCCGTATGGCATTGCTTGCG TCATCTGGGAAAGCATCACAGAAGGACAAGCCTTCACAAGATGGAGAAGAAACCTCTGTTAAAGAATCAAAACCATCAGCTG GTGAAGATGACTCGTCAAAAATATGTTATAAATGCAAAAAGGCTGGACATCTTTCTCGCGATTGCCCAGAAAGCACATCTGAGGTGGACCGGAACGATGGCAGCATTAGTAGAAGCAGAGACGTTATGGGTACCATTACTGCTTCTGCTGGTGGCAATGGTCCCCTGGACGAAGACGATGTTCAAGAAATTGGTGATGAAGAGAAAGAAAAGTTGATTGATTTGGACTACTTAACTGGAAACCCACTACCAAGTGATATTTTGCTATATGCGGTACCTGTGTGTGCCCCTTACAACGCATTGCAGACATACAAATATCGTGTAAAGATTACCCCAGGCACTGCAAAGAAAGGGAAAG CTGCCAAAACCGCAATGAGCTTGTTCCTGCACACACCTGATGCCACCAACCGTGAGAAGGAGCTTATGAAGGCATGCACAGACCCTGAGCTGGTGGCTGCAATCGTCGGGAATGCCAAGATCACAGCGCCTGGCCTCACTCAACTGAAGCAGAAACAGAAGCAGAACGGGAAGAAGTCTGCAAAACAGAACTAG